In Manduca sexta isolate Smith_Timp_Sample1 unplaced genomic scaffold, JHU_Msex_v1.0 HiC_scaffold_1400, whole genome shotgun sequence, the genomic window CCCTATTAACTCAACAGTAACTCAgatgaaaaatgttataattttctgtgGTGATTTCATCTCGCTTTTATAGctgtaataaagaataaatatacgTTAATAATTATCTTGTTTCCCGTTTTTGAAGAGTAGTGGAAAATTAATTTCCGGCTCCTTCTTATTTAAGTTCGCATAGAGATTGGTCGTGCTTCAAAACTTGGTGTCCGAAAAGTCATAAACTTGGCTTGTAGGAGTTTCAGGGGCAAGAATATAGTCTGATCGAAAATTAGATAAAGAATCTATTGCAGTTCAACGGTTGCTATATTCAAGGACTGACGTCGAAATGACTTATTGGAATAAGCCACCACGGCAGGACTTTTGCCATAATTGACAAATATCCTTATGTAGGCTACTTGTTTTTAAAAACCGTGGCATTACTCACATCAACTGCAACCTGATGAAGGTCTACATCCAGCTGCACATCATCTTTGAACTCGTTGTATCCTTCTAGATGTAGCAGGTCGGAGTTGGCAACCACGTTTATGAATCTGCTATAATATTGGTATCTCCCATCTTCTGGTGAAACGTTCCAGTACTTCTTGATCACTAGAGGCAGCTTCCCAGGATCTACTCGGTTCTGAAAATCATTCGCGTCACTTCACTACGATCTtagataatatgtttataaattatagttctcttttttatctatctttgATTGGCACAAGAGCAAGTaagtagcggcgatagcctagttgggtgtggaacggactgccaagacgaatgtccgcaggttcaaatccgaagggcacacacctctgacttttctaaaatcatgtgtgtattctttgtgaatttattgttcgctttaacggtgaaggaaaacatcgtgaggaaacctgcacatctgtgaatttctctataggaatttcaaaggtgtgtgaagtctaccaatccgcactaggccagcgtggtggactaaggcctaatccctctcagtagtagagaaggcccgtgctcagcagtgggcaagtatataatacagggctgatattattattattattataagtaagtcACCTCGTGTTAAATGATCGTTGGTGTAAAAGGGCATTAAAATTCCAGAAGAATCAAAACTTCAAAGAAAATGAATAAGGTTTAGGGAGGGTCTTCTCCCCTAATCTCTATTTCTTGGTTGTTTGGCCGTGAATTTGAGTTCATTGAGCTGGAGGTTCTTTCACTCTGGGGCTTTACGGCTAGAGTGAACaagtattttatagataatatcaACGTAGTCTTTATCACAATTTCTGCcagtttacaaattattgtcaCTTATCTATCTGGTAAGAAAACCATAATACGTTAATGAATTATTCCACTACGAAGAATATTACCTTAACTATCGTTCAAGAGAAGGAGGACAGGAGAGAAGAGAAAAATGTTTCtccataaaaaacatataactaTGTTAATTCTAGTTGCTGTTAACAAATTGGTATTGAAACTGCACCTCGATACAAGCAGTGATAGCAGGCACGCTGTACTGCCAGGTCCTGAAGTTCTTCTCTAGGGTAACAACCGTCGGGTTCTCGTTGTACCGCTGCCACTGATCTCTGGTTACTCCTACGGCCCCAATTATCGCTACCATCGTCAATCCGAACCAAAGTAACCTGAGAAAATTCTTCTGCATTATAGTATTTAGGAAAGGTCGTATTCCAGAGTCCAGACCTTATAATAATAGCACAGTTAGTAGGGATATTTAGATTCTCTGTGATTTTGGACAGGCGGAGTCCTTGTCATTAGGCGAGGAACTTGTCTTGGTTGTTTCATCATTGCGCATGATGGCAAATAATTTTAAGCCCACATCTCATATGAAGTAGAGAAGCTCTACAGTGGATTGGCCATGGATTGAAATGACAATTCACTTACTGCATCGTGGCGACGCGCCATTGCAGTAGCAAAATATGGTGactcaaatgaaaaaaaaaagaaaaattcttcATGCAATAGAAAGATTATAATTTGAACATTCTTAATACTTGATAGTCACCTTTCAAACCAATATCTGCCAGGCTGAGCAATGTGTTGAAACCCATGAATGGTGGTCCTGAGACAGAAGTCTCTGCCCAAATTGACCGAGGTTTTCCAAGTCCATTTTCCCAATTTCTTGATGAATGAGTCTTTCTGTCTATACCCGTAGTCgatgtacataatttatattatatctgaaagaaataatatcatgtaatactcttttttatctaattcaaacaatacaaatctttgttattacttatttggTAAATTGGTTACGAGCCTGTCTGATACCAAACTCCTTTGAGAGTCCAACTAAACTGTAAAAAAGCTGTCCTTTAATGTTAAGTTATTGGCACACCCATAAACACTAAAGAGAATTAAGGATGGCCTGCTAGTTTTTCAAGGAAAGGAATGAGGAATTATGTAGGGCAGGGCCTTTTCGGGCTTCcggaaatttcatataaaaactgttgaggtggtgtagttgtaacgcgtacacggtacaagtacggttaccgcgctgaggtcctgggtccgAATTCCGCGTCGGGCCAGTGATAATtatgactgagtttttccatcttaacaataactcagtcgcagctcggagtcaggaagttggcggtgtgatgtCCCTTAAGATTGGCCGTCATGTCCCAAAAGATGAATTTATTTGAttcattttttacaatatagttttaaaacagAAATCTTGAAGTATCTACCTTATAGCATATTCATACTAATACATATTGTAAGTAGTTAGTATTAAgttgaaatgtaaaataattaataatcatggatatttctgcctttaaaatttcgtcatattaaattttaaaggccgaaatatatgattaaattaacattttcttgaatatactaaatacaaatatacttacCCACTATCGCTtgtcagaaataaacaaagtgaaATACCACAAACACCTGCATAACCTCATAACTCccaaataattgttttgaatcGAAACAATAGGTACTTGCGTGAGCACAGCAcgtattacattattaaaacaatttgcgtTAAAGCTATTTCATGTAGTTGATAAAACGATTGTTCGGTTATGAAACAGCTTTGTTCCGCGGCACGGCCTAacgatgaaaataaacattatgttgTGTCAGTCCATGTAGttgtattataacaaataaattgcaAGCAATACTCGACAGTGAATGCAACACTATCTCACAACAAATAGGTACTTTTTCTATACAGGTAGTAAATTAATGATACAATATccatagcaaaaaaataaactaccaaagttaagataacatattatattgtagagatatgttgtatatttatttttttctacaagtTTTATATTCGAGTACAtagatagcagtggcgaagcttACATTCAGCCCGATttttaccggcttcccttttaagtttattaattttttcttcatcgatccgaacattcactgtattcaactgatttgaactgatatccatctCAAACAGActtttagtatggtcaatattgacggcTTGTGGTTGAGTACAGAGCGGCGctcatgttataaaaattggaGTCAAAGTGTAAacctatatttgaataaaaaatattagtcaaataaataaaattatttgttgttcaagtgaataaatagtgacgttttggttgctattttggTTCAGACTTTGAATATACGTTAATgtttcttagtttttgttttgtgtcaATTTCGCTGCGATATGTCaactatggatttttttttgcgtcgggttaccattttattttttttttaccttgcCACTGATAGATGGTTTCTAATATGGTTAGTGCGCGGTTTCGCTCAGGAAACTTAAGCATGAAATGAAGAGTTAACCTTCTTTGTTTTACCTTTTTTTACTGgtgctttgttattttttatcaaatcatcaaccacatatttttataaaacatatatttattgcacacaaaatgatattgataaataatacatattttaataaatttatataacaatggTGTACTTTGTACAGATACCAAAATAATCACAAGGATTTCAAAGaacttatacaaaatataatgaataaatacttatatagcatcaattatatgtaaaatgattgattatgattttttgtttaaatgactTATGCATACTTAGGTAGTTAGAGTTGTAAATAGCTAACTTTTTTCTGAAATTCCTCGAAGTCACAGCACAGGTCAAAGGATCTTTTACGGTTCCAGCTGATACCAGAATGGGCGTCGCTGCCCAAATCAGTGCAGTAAAACGGTACGCCACTTGGCACAGCGGCTATAGAATTTGATATGAGGAATACCAGAGGTCCATGATCAGCTATCAccacctaaaaaaaattaattaaataatttgtaaatagtttATAGCTCAGGTAAATGGGCTTGAACGAGATTGCcactactactttaagagaattcgtcgcagcgatcacactttcagtcagaaatacactcacacacgccatattcgcattaaagtaATGATGAAAAGATTAGAAAAGTGAAACTGGGATtcttgtagaaaatattttcatagatgTTTGTCACAATGTCAGCAGAGgtgtgaagacgagtatgtgattttatttactaacgaAATGTCGACATGACTCTGTATGTACATAGattacatttctatttttattcaagATCTGACCGGCTGCCAGTCCTCATCCATTACTGTGAAGATTTGTCCGCTTATTCATTTATCTTAAGTGCTGACTCGGTGCTGCCCACCGTTCTGAGCTCCAGGATTCGAAACCTGGGACGTGATATTGGTTTTTGCTTTGTATCaaaccggagtctggaatttgttcccgatacgGCGATGGGcgtcatcatgggacggaacatgtGGCGATCTACGCTTCGGAAATGAAGGCATGATATTGTGTGTTAGTGACTAGAGCAAAGGCATATTAAATAGACGCTACTCACCTTGTAGAAGTACTGGGGAACTGGACACACGTTTGAGCCCAAAAACGTGACCAGGTACAAGGCCCGGGAACTGCCCAAGCTCGTGGGTAGCGTGAGAACACCAATAGTGCCGGAGTACACCGTCAATGAATTCTGGCCCTGGTTTACGTAGTTTTGCACTCCCTGGAACATACGTCAATTCCTTATTAACCCACAACACAAAAAGAAGGGTTATAAGTTAAAGATCTGTCTGTGGTAACATAACTTCCAAACGAAAACGCAATTAGGGTAGCGTTTGAAGATTATCAGCTCATCTCCTACTTTCATAGGCCAGATTGATTTAAGTGTATTGTTACTTGGAGGGTATTTTCAAGACACGATAATTTTGAGGTGATGCTTCAACGTCAAGTAGTCGACGAGATACCCAACTCCTCAGCAACTTCCGTCAGATATAGCATGTTTGGGCTTGTAAGAAACGAGAGCAAGCCCCATAGTGgagaaaatagtaatttaaaaatattgaaatatttattttaacaatcctTGACCCAAAACTCCcggagaaataaaaataaaatgtatctctttgtttaattttatcattagtacagtcagccacaaaagtatgTGAACGAATTAAAGACTTTAAAAGTAAAGTACACATACatttcaattgaaattattttttctttgtattaaataatgtagacgcttcgaattttatattaatcaccAAAACGATGGccataaaagtttaaaggcgatttttACAGCTACTTgagtggctgactgtacataaataGTTCCAAATTAATCACCAACATGTGC contains:
- the LOC119191364 gene encoding uncharacterized protein LOC119191364, whose translation is HDTYSSYHFVFFKQNYQDVTNICFRLISVEGLLGIVLYILSAVFNVLTSLVAQKARFIELFGTELADVYLRDDNLEPCYLANPFYFATVAEQSVTTHYVNLAPQWKSVTESLESLQQGVQNYVNQGQNSLTVYSGTIGVLTLPTSLGSSRALYLVTFLGSNVCPVPQYFYKVVIADHGPLVFLISNSIAAVPSGVPFYCTDLGSDAHSGISWNRKRSFDLCCDFEEFQKKVSYLQL